In Streptomyces capitiformicae, one genomic interval encodes:
- a CDS encoding acetyl-CoA C-acetyltransferase: MSTEAYVYDAIRTPRGRGKANGALHGTKPIDLVVGLIHEIRRRFPGLDPAAVDDIVLGVVGPVGDQGSDIARIAAVAAGLPDTVAGVQENRFCASGLEAVNLAAAKVRSGWEDLVLAGGVESMSRVPMASDGGAWFNDPMTNLAVNFVPQGIGADLIATIEGFSRRDVDEYAALSQERAATAWKDGRFEKSVVPVKDRAGLVVLDHDEHMRPGTTADSLAGLKPSFADIGELGGFDAVALQKYHWVEEIDHVHHAGNSSGIVDGAALVAIGSKEIGERYGLRPRARIVSAAVSGSEPTIMLTGPAPATRKALAKAGLTIDDIDLVEINEAFAAVVLRFVKDMGLSLDKVNVNGGAIALGHPLGATGAMILGTLIDELERRHKRYGLATLCVGGGMGIATIVERV, translated from the coding sequence GTGAGCACCGAAGCGTATGTGTACGACGCGATCCGCACCCCGCGCGGCCGCGGCAAGGCGAACGGCGCCCTGCACGGCACCAAGCCCATCGACCTGGTCGTCGGACTGATCCACGAGATCCGGCGCCGCTTCCCCGGCCTCGACCCGGCCGCCGTCGACGACATCGTGCTCGGTGTCGTGGGTCCGGTCGGCGACCAGGGCTCCGACATCGCCCGGATCGCCGCGGTCGCCGCCGGACTGCCGGACACGGTGGCCGGCGTCCAGGAGAACCGCTTCTGTGCCTCGGGTCTCGAAGCCGTCAACCTGGCCGCCGCGAAGGTCCGCTCGGGTTGGGAGGACCTGGTGCTCGCGGGCGGCGTCGAGTCGATGTCCCGGGTGCCGATGGCCTCGGACGGGGGCGCCTGGTTCAACGACCCGATGACCAACCTGGCCGTCAACTTCGTGCCGCAGGGCATCGGCGCCGACCTCATCGCCACGATCGAGGGATTCTCACGCCGGGACGTCGACGAGTACGCGGCGCTCTCCCAGGAGCGGGCCGCCACCGCGTGGAAGGACGGCCGCTTCGAGAAGTCCGTCGTCCCCGTCAAGGACCGCGCGGGCCTCGTCGTCCTCGACCACGACGAGCACATGCGGCCCGGCACGACGGCCGACTCGCTCGCGGGGCTCAAGCCGTCCTTCGCGGACATCGGCGAACTCGGCGGCTTCGACGCGGTGGCGCTGCAGAAGTACCACTGGGTCGAGGAGATCGACCACGTCCACCACGCGGGCAACTCCTCCGGCATCGTGGACGGCGCGGCCCTGGTCGCCATCGGCTCCAAGGAGATCGGCGAGCGCTACGGTCTGCGCCCCCGCGCCCGGATCGTCTCCGCCGCCGTCTCCGGCTCCGAGCCCACCATCATGCTCACCGGCCCCGCCCCCGCGACCCGCAAGGCCCTCGCCAAGGCCGGCCTGACCATCGACGACATCGACCTCGTCGAGATCAACGAGGCGTTCGCGGCCGTCGTCCTGCGCTTCGTGAAGGACATGGGACTCTCGCTCGACAAGGTCAACGTCAACGGCGGCGCCATCGCCCTCGGCCACCCGCTCGGCGCCACCGGCGCGATGATCCTGGGCACGCTCATCGACGAACTGGAGCGCCGGCACAAGCGGTACGGCCTCGCCACGCTCTGCGTGGGGGGCGGCATGGGCATCGCGACGATCGTCGAGCGCGTCTGA
- a CDS encoding CaiB/BaiF CoA transferase family protein, with protein sequence MAVAKTPGHGPLAGVRVVELAGIGPGPFAAMLLGDLGADVVRVDRPNGAGLAVNPVYDVTNRNKRSVIVDLKSPAGPETVLAMAERADVLIEGYRPGVAERLGVGPETCHARNPELVYGRMTGWGQQGPLAQRAGHDIAYIALTGTLGMIGSPDAPPAVPANLLGDYAGGSLYLVVGVLAALHHARATGTGQVVDAAIVDGTSHLSAMIHGMLAAGGWQDRRAANLLDGGCPFYGAYETADGQYVAVGALEQQFYDEFVDLLGIKDRAPARKDTAAWGELRETVAARFKTRTRDEWTAVFEGSDACVAPVLSLREAPHHPHLAARGTFTDFGGITQPAPAPRFSATHTSVRSGPAMPGADTADVAHDWGIPGLLTEASAQDTDRQQPPGPPPAM encoded by the coding sequence ATGGCAGTGGCGAAGACGCCCGGGCACGGTCCGCTCGCCGGTGTGCGCGTGGTCGAACTCGCGGGCATCGGCCCGGGACCGTTCGCCGCCATGCTCCTCGGTGACCTCGGCGCCGATGTCGTCCGCGTCGACCGGCCGAACGGCGCGGGCCTCGCGGTGAACCCCGTCTACGACGTCACCAACCGCAACAAGAGGTCGGTGATCGTCGACCTGAAGTCCCCGGCGGGCCCGGAGACCGTCCTTGCCATGGCCGAACGCGCGGACGTCCTCATCGAGGGCTACCGACCGGGCGTCGCCGAGCGCCTCGGCGTCGGTCCGGAGACCTGCCACGCCCGCAACCCCGAGCTGGTCTACGGGCGGATGACCGGCTGGGGCCAGCAGGGCCCGCTCGCCCAGCGCGCCGGCCACGACATCGCGTACATCGCCCTGACCGGCACCCTCGGCATGATCGGCAGCCCGGACGCCCCGCCCGCCGTCCCCGCCAACCTCCTCGGCGACTACGCGGGCGGCTCGCTCTACCTTGTCGTCGGCGTCCTCGCCGCCCTCCACCACGCCCGCGCCACCGGCACCGGACAGGTCGTGGACGCGGCCATCGTCGACGGCACCTCGCACCTCTCCGCGATGATCCACGGCATGCTCGCCGCCGGCGGCTGGCAGGACCGCCGCGCCGCCAACCTGCTCGACGGCGGCTGCCCGTTCTACGGCGCGTACGAGACCGCCGACGGCCAGTACGTCGCCGTGGGCGCTCTCGAGCAGCAGTTCTACGACGAGTTCGTGGACCTCCTCGGCATCAAGGACCGGGCGCCGGCCCGCAAGGACACGGCCGCCTGGGGCGAGCTGCGCGAGACGGTCGCGGCCCGCTTCAAGACCCGTACGAGGGACGAGTGGACAGCGGTCTTCGAGGGCTCCGACGCCTGTGTGGCGCCCGTGCTGTCGCTGCGTGAGGCCCCGCACCACCCGCACCTCGCGGCCCGGGGCACCTTCACCGACTTCGGCGGCATCACCCAGCCCGCCCCCGCACCCCGCTTCTCCGCCACCCATACCTCGGTCCGCAGCGGCCCCGCCATGCCGGGCGCCGACACCGCGGACGTGGCCCACGACTGGGGCATACCCGGCCTCCTGACGGAGGCCTCCGCGCAGGACACCGACCGACAACAACCCCCCGGGCCCCCTCCCGCCATGTGA
- a CDS encoding saccharopine dehydrogenase family protein: MSRQDKADRAYDIVLFGATGFVGELTAEYLAAHAPEGLRWAIAGRSEKKLAALRERLPGGAEIGVLRADVSDPESLRELALHARVVATTVGPYVLHGEELVAACADAGTDYLDLTGEPEFVDLTYVRHDTRARETGARIVHAAGFDSIPHDLGAYFTVRQLPEGVPLTVDGFVRAEGMFSGGTFNSALTGFSRTRQTKAAAQDRKRHEPRMVGRRAYAPVSAPRFAKEVGAWALPLPTIDAQVVQRSARALERYGPDFRYRHYAAVKTLPFAVGGVAFVGAVFAAAQVPPARRWLGDRLKPGEGPSAEKRAKSWFSVRFVGEGGGRRVLTEVAGGDPGYGETAKMFAESALCLAFDDLPATAGQVTTAVAMGDALIERLRAAGITFRVAASR; this comes from the coding sequence ATGAGCAGGCAGGACAAGGCGGATCGGGCGTACGACATCGTGCTCTTCGGAGCCACGGGGTTCGTCGGGGAGCTCACCGCGGAGTATCTCGCCGCGCACGCACCCGAGGGGCTGCGTTGGGCGATCGCCGGGCGCAGCGAGAAGAAGCTGGCGGCGCTGCGCGAGCGGCTGCCCGGTGGCGCGGAGATCGGTGTCCTGCGGGCGGACGTGTCCGACCCGGAGTCCCTGCGTGAACTCGCCCTGCACGCGCGCGTGGTGGCCACGACGGTCGGCCCGTACGTCCTCCACGGCGAGGAGTTGGTGGCCGCCTGCGCCGACGCGGGCACCGACTACCTGGACCTCACCGGCGAGCCCGAGTTCGTGGACCTCACCTACGTGCGGCATGACACACGCGCGCGTGAGACCGGGGCGCGGATCGTGCACGCGGCGGGCTTCGACTCGATACCGCACGACCTGGGGGCGTACTTCACCGTGCGGCAGCTCCCGGAGGGCGTGCCGCTCACCGTGGACGGGTTCGTGCGGGCGGAGGGCATGTTCTCGGGCGGGACATTCAACTCCGCACTGACGGGTTTCTCGCGCACCCGGCAGACCAAGGCCGCCGCGCAGGACCGCAAGCGGCACGAGCCGCGCATGGTGGGCCGACGGGCGTACGCGCCGGTGAGCGCGCCCCGGTTCGCCAAGGAGGTCGGGGCGTGGGCGCTGCCACTGCCGACCATCGACGCGCAGGTGGTGCAGCGCTCGGCGCGCGCCCTGGAGCGGTACGGGCCGGACTTCCGCTACCGCCACTACGCGGCCGTCAAGACGCTGCCGTTCGCGGTGGGCGGTGTCGCGTTCGTCGGCGCGGTCTTCGCGGCCGCCCAGGTGCCGCCCGCCCGGCGCTGGTTGGGCGATCGGCTCAAGCCGGGTGAGGGGCCGAGCGCGGAGAAGCGGGCGAAGAGCTGGTTCTCGGTGCGGTTCGTGGGCGAGGGCGGCGGGCGTCGCGTCCTCACGGAGGTCGCGGGCGGTGACCCCGGCTACGGCGAGACGGCGAAGATGTTCGCCGAGTCCGCGCTGTGCCTGGCCTTCGACGACCTGCCCGCCACGGCGGGGCAGGTCACGACGGCGGTCGCGATGGGTGACGCGCTGATCGAGCGACTGCGCGCGGCGGGGATCACTTTCCGGGTCGCGGCGTCGCGGTAG
- the mmpA gene encoding morphogenic membrane protein MmpA — translation MTTHRAPKPTAGPTQTVERAVTAGLLLAVIAGVAWIAGMVYTLTGWAQ, via the coding sequence ATGACGACACACCGAGCCCCGAAGCCCACCGCCGGCCCCACCCAGACCGTCGAGCGTGCGGTGACGGCCGGGCTGCTGCTCGCCGTGATCGCCGGAGTGGCCTGGATCGCCGGCATGGTCTACACGCTGACGGGGTGGGCCCAGTAA
- a CDS encoding endonuclease V, which translates to MTTVRIPAGWPATEEQALVVQDELRGKVVLDETGPPPGTGHVTGVDVAYDDERDVVAAAAVVLDAATLDVVAEATAIGQISFPYVPGLLAFREIPTVLAALDALPCDPGLVVCDGYGLAHPRRFGLAAHLGVLTGLPTIGVAKNPFAFTYDDPATPRGSTSPLLAGTEEVGRALRTRDAVKPVFVSVGHRVTLDNACAHTLALTPDYRLPESTRRADSLCRRALRDTTES; encoded by the coding sequence ATGACGACCGTACGCATCCCGGCGGGCTGGCCCGCCACCGAAGAACAAGCCCTCGTCGTGCAGGACGAGTTGCGCGGGAAGGTGGTCCTCGACGAGACCGGACCGCCGCCCGGGACCGGACATGTCACCGGAGTCGACGTGGCGTACGACGACGAGCGGGACGTGGTCGCGGCGGCGGCCGTGGTGCTGGACGCGGCGACGCTCGACGTGGTCGCCGAGGCCACGGCGATCGGGCAGATCTCCTTCCCGTACGTCCCCGGACTGCTCGCCTTCCGGGAGATCCCGACCGTGCTGGCCGCCCTCGACGCGCTGCCCTGCGACCCCGGTCTCGTCGTCTGCGACGGCTACGGCCTCGCCCACCCGCGCCGCTTCGGCCTCGCCGCCCACCTCGGCGTCCTCACCGGGCTCCCCACGATCGGTGTCGCCAAGAACCCCTTCGCCTTCACGTACGACGACCCCGCCACCCCGCGCGGCAGCACCTCCCCCCTCCTCGCCGGCACCGAGGAGGTGGGCCGCGCCCTGCGCACCCGCGACGCCGTCAAGCCCGTCTTCGTCTCCGTCGGCCACCGGGTGACTCTCGACAACGCCTGCGCGCACACCCTCGCCCTCACCCCCGACTACCGCCTCCCGGAGTCGACCCGCCGCGCCGACTCGCTGTGCCGACGCGCGTTGCGGGACACGACCGAGTCATGA
- a CDS encoding plasmid stabilization protein, translating into MPRGSSPKRERQYEHIKESAQDRGEGESRAKEIAARTVNKERARSGESKTASRTSTQDMSSGKRGGQRSGKGSQGPTYDQLYEEAKRRNIHGRSDMNKSQLKRALGK; encoded by the coding sequence ATGCCACGCGGTTCGAGCCCCAAGCGGGAACGCCAGTACGAGCACATCAAGGAGAGCGCCCAGGACCGCGGCGAGGGCGAGTCACGTGCCAAGGAGATCGCCGCCCGGACCGTCAACAAGGAACGTGCCCGCTCCGGCGAGTCCAAGACCGCGAGCCGTACCTCCACCCAGGACATGTCGTCCGGCAAGCGCGGTGGCCAGCGCTCCGGCAAGGGATCCCAGGGGCCCACGTACGACCAGCTCTACGAGGAGGCCAAGCGGCGCAACATCCACGGCCGCTCGGACATGAACAAGAGCCAGCTGAAGCGCGCCCTCGGCAAGTAG
- the ssgD gene encoding spore wall synthesis regulator SsgD, whose product MSTVIEQPVEARLVAAAPRMPSIPATLHYDRSDPFAVRMTFPAPATLEGVEVCWTFARELFVTGMDEAVGHGDVRVRPYGYDRLVLEFHAPEGTAVVHVRTGEVRRFLDRTTDLVPLGLEHHQVDLDHDLAELMRDAC is encoded by the coding sequence TTGTCCACCGTCATCGAGCAGCCCGTAGAGGCCCGTCTCGTCGCCGCCGCGCCGCGGATGCCGAGCATTCCCGCAACGCTCCACTACGACCGAAGCGACCCCTTCGCCGTCCGTATGACCTTCCCCGCCCCGGCCACGCTCGAGGGTGTCGAGGTCTGCTGGACCTTCGCCCGTGAACTCTTCGTGACCGGCATGGACGAGGCCGTCGGCCACGGGGACGTGCGCGTGCGCCCGTACGGCTACGACCGACTGGTCCTGGAGTTCCACGCCCCGGAGGGCACCGCCGTGGTGCACGTCCGGACCGGCGAGGTGCGGCGCTTCCTGGACCGTACGACCGACCTGGTGCCCCTCGGTCTCGAACACCACCAGGTCGACCTGGACCACGATCTCGCGGAGCTGATGCGGGACGCCTGCTGA
- a CDS encoding ABC-F family ATP-binding cassette domain-containing protein codes for MSTPLSLTCTSLSFAWPDGTPVFDDLQIAFGPGRTGLVGVNGSGKSTLLKLIAGELTPSDGTVRVAGEVGYLPQNVTLDTGLRVDEALGIAATRAALHAIEAGDVAEEHFATVGDDWDVEERALATLGQLGLGHVDLDRTIGEVSGGESVLLRLAALLLRRPDVLLLDEPTNNLDLYARRRLYDAVSSWSGVMVVVSHDRELLELVDQIADMRSGEVTWYGGNYSVYEESLTTEQDAAERMVRVAEADLKRQKRELVDAQVKLARRKRYGQKMWDSKREPKIVMGARKRAAQESAGKHRIMHEEKLTEAKERLDEAVEAVRDDDEIRVDLPYTAVPPGRTVLTLLDLELRYGSRVRGGLDLRGPERIALIGRNGAGKTTLLRTIAGELEPVSGESKAHVPLRFLPQRLDVLDDELTVAENVARFAPDATNNRVRARLARFLFRGARADQPAATLSGGERFRAALAALMLAEPAPQLLMLDEPTNNLDMASVRQLTTALESYEGALIVASHDLPFLESIGITRWLLMEEGELKGTTPEEIGSMD; via the coding sequence ATGTCTACTCCCCTGTCTCTCACCTGCACGTCCCTGTCCTTCGCCTGGCCCGACGGCACCCCCGTCTTCGACGACCTGCAGATCGCGTTCGGCCCGGGCCGGACCGGGCTCGTGGGCGTCAACGGGTCAGGTAAATCAACCTTGTTGAAGCTGATCGCCGGTGAACTCACCCCGAGTGACGGCACCGTCCGAGTGGCGGGCGAGGTCGGCTACCTCCCGCAGAACGTCACGCTCGACACCGGTCTGAGGGTCGACGAGGCGCTCGGCATCGCCGCGACCCGCGCCGCACTGCACGCCATCGAGGCGGGCGACGTCGCCGAGGAGCACTTCGCGACAGTCGGCGACGACTGGGACGTGGAGGAACGCGCCCTCGCCACCCTCGGTCAACTCGGGCTCGGCCACGTCGACTTGGACCGTACGATCGGTGAGGTCTCGGGCGGCGAGTCGGTGCTGCTGCGGCTGGCCGCGCTGCTGCTGCGCCGCCCGGACGTCCTGCTCCTCGACGAGCCCACCAACAACCTCGACCTGTACGCGCGGCGTCGCCTTTACGACGCCGTCTCGTCCTGGTCCGGGGTCATGGTCGTGGTCAGCCACGACCGTGAACTCCTCGAACTGGTCGACCAGATCGCCGACATGCGCTCCGGAGAGGTCACCTGGTACGGCGGCAACTACTCCGTGTACGAGGAGTCGTTGACCACCGAACAGGACGCGGCCGAGCGGATGGTGCGGGTCGCCGAGGCCGATCTGAAGAGGCAGAAACGTGAACTGGTGGACGCCCAGGTCAAGTTGGCCCGCCGCAAGCGGTACGGCCAGAAGATGTGGGACAGCAAGCGCGAGCCGAAGATCGTCATGGGCGCCCGCAAGCGCGCGGCACAGGAGTCCGCGGGCAAGCACCGCATCATGCACGAGGAGAAGCTCACCGAGGCCAAGGAACGGCTCGACGAGGCGGTGGAGGCGGTACGGGACGACGACGAGATCCGCGTCGACCTGCCGTACACGGCCGTGCCCCCGGGCCGTACCGTCCTCACGCTCCTGGACCTGGAGCTCCGGTACGGGTCCCGGGTGCGCGGCGGCCTCGATCTGCGCGGTCCCGAGCGGATCGCGCTGATCGGACGCAACGGAGCGGGCAAGACCACGCTGTTGCGTACGATCGCGGGCGAGTTGGAGCCGGTGAGCGGCGAGTCGAAGGCCCATGTGCCGCTGCGTTTCCTGCCGCAGCGGCTCGACGTCCTCGACGACGAGCTGACGGTCGCCGAGAACGTGGCCCGGTTCGCGCCGGACGCCACCAACAACCGGGTCCGGGCCCGCCTCGCCCGCTTCCTGTTCCGGGGCGCCCGAGCCGACCAGCCGGCGGCGACGCTCTCCGGCGGGGAACGCTTCCGGGCGGCGCTGGCGGCCCTGATGCTCGCCGAGCCCGCCCCACAGCTGCTGATGCTGGACGAACCGACGAACAACCTCGACATGGCGAGCGTGCGGCAGCTCACCACGGCTCTGGAGTCGTACGAGGGTGCGCTCATCGTGGCCAGCCACGACCTGCCGTTCCTGGAGTCGATCGGGATCACACGGTGGCTGCTGATGGAGGAGGGAGAGCTGAAGGGGACCACGCCGGAGGAGATCGGATCGATGGACTGA
- the ddaH gene encoding dimethylargininase, which translates to MPSKKALVRRPSPRLAEGLVTHIERAEVDVDLAVEQWEAYGEALRAHGWETIEVDPADDCPDSVFVEDTVVMYKNVALIARPGAASRRDETAGIEEAVAALGCSVNWVWEPGTLEGGDVLKVGDTVFVGRGGRTNAAGVQQLRAAFEPLGARVVSVPVSKVLHLKSAVTALPDGTVVGHIPKMDAPSLFGRFLPVPEESGAHVVLLGGDKLLMAASAPKTAELYADLGYEPVVVDISEFEKLEGCVTCLSVRLRELYA; encoded by the coding sequence GTGCCCAGCAAGAAGGCCCTCGTCCGCCGCCCCAGCCCCCGCCTGGCCGAAGGCCTCGTCACGCACATCGAACGCGCGGAGGTGGACGTCGACCTCGCGGTCGAGCAGTGGGAGGCGTACGGGGAGGCCCTGCGCGCCCACGGTTGGGAGACCATCGAGGTGGACCCCGCCGACGACTGCCCGGACTCGGTGTTCGTCGAGGACACCGTGGTCATGTACAAGAACGTGGCGCTGATCGCGCGCCCCGGCGCCGCGTCCCGGCGGGACGAGACCGCCGGGATCGAGGAGGCCGTGGCCGCGCTCGGCTGCTCGGTGAACTGGGTCTGGGAGCCGGGCACGTTGGAGGGCGGCGACGTCCTCAAGGTCGGTGACACCGTGTTCGTCGGCCGGGGCGGGCGCACCAACGCGGCCGGGGTGCAGCAGCTGCGGGCCGCGTTCGAGCCGCTCGGGGCGCGGGTCGTCTCCGTACCCGTGAGCAAGGTGCTGCATCTGAAGTCGGCGGTCACGGCGCTGCCCGACGGCACGGTCGTCGGGCACATCCCGAAGATGGACGCGCCGTCGCTGTTCGGGCGCTTCCTGCCGGTGCCGGAGGAGTCCGGGGCGCATGTGGTGCTGCTCGGCGGCGACAAGCTGCTGATGGCGGCGAGCGCGCCGAAGACCGCGGAGCTGTACGCGGACCTCGGGTACGAGCCGGTCGTGGTCGACATCAGCGAGTTCGAGAAGCTCGAAGGCTGTGTGACATGCCTCTCGGTACGACTGCGGGAGTTGTACGCCTGA
- a CDS encoding acyl-ACP desaturase produces MSITSPLLGSPSSDWTDARLLYALEEVVEKELNRHLKVTKDWMPHEYVPWSDGRNFPGFFEDGEAWEKGQSKVSEVGRIALVVNLLTEDNLPSYHHEIATLFGRDGAWGTWVHRWTAEEGRHGIVMRDYLLASRAVDPDKLEQFRMAHMSEGFESDNRHSMLHTVAYVAFQELATRVSHRNTGHHSGDPVCDRMLARIATDENLHMIFYRNLLKAAFEFAPDLTMQAVRDVVVNFRMPGHGMPGFERAAAQMAIGEVYNLRIHHDDVLAPVLRFLKIMEIDGLGPDGMKAQEELGLYMGGLDAEARKFDEKLAARKARMAARAGA; encoded by the coding sequence GTGTCGATCACTTCTCCCCTTCTCGGCAGCCCGTCCTCCGACTGGACCGACGCCCGCCTGCTGTACGCGCTGGAGGAAGTCGTCGAGAAGGAGCTCAACCGGCATCTGAAGGTCACCAAGGACTGGATGCCGCACGAGTACGTGCCGTGGAGCGACGGCCGCAACTTCCCCGGCTTCTTCGAGGACGGCGAGGCCTGGGAGAAGGGGCAGTCGAAGGTCAGCGAGGTCGGCCGGATCGCCCTGGTGGTGAACCTGCTGACCGAGGACAACCTGCCCAGCTACCACCACGAGATCGCCACGCTCTTCGGCCGTGACGGCGCCTGGGGCACCTGGGTGCACCGCTGGACCGCCGAGGAGGGTCGGCACGGCATCGTGATGCGCGACTACCTGCTCGCCTCGCGCGCGGTCGACCCGGACAAGCTCGAACAGTTCCGTATGGCCCACATGAGCGAGGGCTTCGAGTCGGACAACCGGCACTCGATGCTCCACACGGTCGCGTATGTCGCCTTCCAGGAGCTCGCCACCCGCGTCTCGCACCGCAACACGGGCCACCACTCCGGTGATCCCGTGTGCGACCGCATGCTGGCGCGCATCGCGACCGACGAGAATCTCCACATGATCTTCTACCGGAACCTGCTGAAGGCCGCGTTCGAGTTCGCGCCCGACCTCACCATGCAGGCCGTCCGCGACGTCGTCGTCAACTTCCGCATGCCCGGCCACGGCATGCCCGGCTTCGAGCGTGCCGCCGCGCAGATGGCCATCGGCGAGGTCTACAACCTCCGCATCCACCACGACGACGTTCTTGCGCCCGTCCTCCGCTTCCTCAAGATCATGGAGATCGACGGCCTCGGGCCCGACGGTATGAAGGCCCAGGAGGAACTCGGCCTCTACATGGGCGGCCTCGACGCGGAGGCCCGCAAGTTCGACGAGAAGCTCGCGGCACGCAAGGCGCGGATGGCGGCGCGGGCCGGGGCGTAA
- a CDS encoding WhiB family transcriptional regulator: MHNDTITPIDTAWQERALCAQTGADFFFPEPGSSVREAKRICGMCEMRSACLDYALTNDERFGVWGGLSEKERLRLRRTDGG, translated from the coding sequence ATGCACAACGACACGATCACCCCGATCGACACCGCCTGGCAGGAGCGGGCGCTGTGTGCGCAGACGGGGGCCGACTTCTTCTTTCCCGAGCCCGGTAGCTCGGTCCGTGAGGCGAAGCGCATCTGCGGCATGTGCGAGATGCGCTCCGCCTGCCTCGACTACGCCCTGACCAACGACGAGCGCTTCGGCGTCTGGGGCGGCCTGTCCGAGAAGGAACGGCTCAGACTCCGACGCACCGACGGAGGCTGA